A stretch of Methylogaea oryzae DNA encodes these proteins:
- a CDS encoding isocitrate/isopropylmalate dehydrogenase family protein, with product MQKITLIPGDGIGPAIVDAAVRVIEAAGVKVEWDKQLAGMAAVDACNNPLPDATLASIRANRLCLKGPLTTPVGGGYRSVNVTLRQEFKLYANVRPAISFEGTDTAFSNVNLVTVRENTEGLYAGIEHFITEDGYKIAAESVAVVTRKGCERIVEYAFDYAKRTGRKKVTLVHKANILKCTSGLFLEIGREIAPRYPDIEFNDVIVDACAMKLVMNPGAFDVMVTTNLFGDIISDLASGLIGGLGLTAGANIGADAAIFEAVHGSAPDIAHMGIANPIAMIMAGVMMLEHMGELDAARKIEQAVRDVVREGTHVTPDLKPGSAVGTQAMADELVRRVSA from the coding sequence ATGCAAAAGATCACCCTCATTCCCGGCGACGGCATCGGCCCTGCCATTGTGGACGCGGCGGTGCGCGTCATCGAAGCCGCCGGCGTCAAGGTGGAGTGGGACAAGCAACTGGCCGGCATGGCGGCGGTGGACGCCTGCAACAATCCTTTGCCGGACGCGACGCTGGCGTCGATCCGCGCCAACCGGCTGTGCCTGAAGGGCCCCTTGACTACCCCGGTGGGCGGCGGCTACCGCAGCGTCAACGTTACCCTGCGCCAGGAGTTCAAGCTCTACGCCAACGTGCGGCCGGCCATTTCCTTCGAGGGCACGGACACCGCCTTCAGCAACGTCAACCTGGTGACGGTGCGGGAAAACACCGAAGGGCTTTATGCCGGCATCGAGCACTTCATCACCGAGGACGGCTACAAGATCGCCGCGGAAAGCGTGGCGGTGGTGACGCGCAAGGGTTGCGAGCGCATCGTCGAATACGCTTTCGACTACGCCAAGCGCACCGGCCGCAAAAAAGTCACCCTGGTGCACAAGGCCAACATCCTCAAGTGCACCTCCGGCTTGTTCCTGGAAATCGGCCGGGAAATCGCTCCGCGCTACCCGGACATCGAATTCAACGACGTGATCGTCGATGCCTGCGCCATGAAGCTGGTGATGAACCCCGGCGCTTTCGACGTGATGGTCACCACCAACCTGTTCGGCGACATCATCTCCGACCTGGCTTCCGGCCTGATCGGCGGCCTGGGCCTGACGGCCGGTGCCAACATCGGCGCCGATGCCGCCATTTTCGAAGCGGTGCACGGCTCGGCGCCGGATATCGCCCATATGGGCATCGCCAACCCCATCGCCATGATCATGGCCGGCGTGATGATGCTGGAGCACATGGGCGAGCTGGACGCCGCGCGCAAGATCGAGCAGGCGGTGCGCGACGTGGTGCGCGAAGGCACCCACGTCACGCCGGACCTGAAGCCCGGCTCCGCCGTCGGCACCCAGGCCATGGCCGACGAATTGGTGCGGCGCGTATCCGCCTGA